The Candidatus Bathyarchaeota archaeon region GGGAAGATCCTCCCCGACAATTGCGTTAAACTCGGCTTTGACCTGTTGAACGGTCTCCTTTTCTAGCTCGGATGGCTTAAAGTCGAGGCGCTCAAGGTCGGAGTAGACCTTTAGGCCGCTTCCCCGCTTTTCGAAGAGACCTGTGAGGAGGTGCTCTCCGCTATGTCGCCTCATGTTCCAGTGTCTTTGTCCCCAGTCTATAATGCCATGGACCTCAGTCCCGACCGGTATGTCCCCGTCCAAATAGTGGTAGACAT contains the following coding sequences:
- a CDS encoding alanyl-tRNA editing protein, producing the protein MYKLPVSSSELLYVLDSYLTEFAARVMKAGPNFVILDRTAFYPKSGGQPSDTGKITYLGGEALVRKVMKRGRDVYHYLDGDIPVGTEVHGIIDWGQRHWNMRRHSGEHLLTGLFEKRGSGLKVYSDLERLDFKPSELEKETVQQVKAEFNAIVGEDLP